A single window of Solenopsis invicta isolate M01_SB chromosome 3, UNIL_Sinv_3.0, whole genome shotgun sequence DNA harbors:
- the LOC105198119 gene encoding uncharacterized protein LOC105198119, with protein sequence MEVEQENQIPFLDVLVRRNGDGTLGHRVYRKPPTLTGIFTQPPITIRHKRIQLSAHCKNIDQITKRLKNKISSPNDTETLDEEKVRKMTTVLPCLQGTTKRMGRILSKHNIKVFFKPQKKIAQVLPYPKDQRSSLETPDVYKIPCVCGKVYIEKTGKKISTQIKEHQMCAKYSHFSQSALAEHWMETGYTVRYDKFIGPITRLLRQKISGRSGNFETTSTATKTFK encoded by the exons ATGGAGGTAGAACAGGAAAACCAAATTCCCTTCCTAGACGTGTTGGTTCGAAGAAACGGAGATGGTACCTTAGGCCATCGGGTTTACCGAAAACCACCCACACTGACCGGTATCTTCACGCAACCTCCCATCACCATCCGTCACAAAAGAATTCAGTTATCAGCTCATTG CAAGAACATTGATCAAATAACCAAGAGATTGAAGAACAAGATCTCCAGTCCCAATGACACCGAAACTCTGGATGAAGAAAAAGTAAGGAAAATGACAACTGTTCTTCCGTGTCTTCAAGGTACAACAAAGCGCATGGGCAGAATTTTGAGTAAGCATAACATCAAAGTATTCTTCAAACCCCAGAAGAAAATTGCTCAAGTACTCCCTTATCCCAAGGATCAAAGATCAAGCCTGGAAACACCAGATGTGTACAAGATACCTTGCGTCTGCGGAAAAGTATACATAGAAAAAACCGGGAAGAAGATCAGTACACAAATCAAGGAACATCAGATGTGTGCCAAATACAGCCATTTTTCGCAATCAGCCTTGGCGGAACATTGGATGGAAACTGGATATACCGTGCGGTATGATAAGTTTATTGGCCCCATCACAAGGCTACTTCGCCAGAAAATATCGGGAAGGTCTGGAAATTTTGAAACAACCTCAACCGCAACAAAGACCTTCAAGTAA